From Coffea arabica cultivar ET-39 chromosome 2e, Coffea Arabica ET-39 HiFi, whole genome shotgun sequence, the proteins below share one genomic window:
- the LOC113726945 gene encoding uncharacterized protein: MDGSDSDINLNQEPVNQPVGSSASGFTSLWNEFHALGPANDSIEERFRQLKAATLRAGLSRRWQRICNLNENGGSSIDPIVDVNGGRGMHGGEESGGVIDSNVDKGKGCKRESGLLVAMALEMDTEIKKVPEDVGSFYDCNICLHLARDPILTCCGHMFCWACFFKLPYVDSTAKECPVCEGEVTDSNVIPIYGNGDSTRESKLESGMTIPPRPKAQRVEGARQQRVARGVYDIPVGEALRRIRTSISAMGDNPPQEDSNRDTTTFVTNFSMREENRLRRLRSLQMSRRLPERATSLSSASSALNVAETVVESLGTFLNNRRFQRSDAPVLSVDNGDTLTRNAAISQSEHQISSEEISSAVAGPSSSGTSDNFIAIEQTENMTNGTAGELNLPPRFHSPSRRRNSSSRGAG; the protein is encoded by the coding sequence ATGGATGGTTCGGATAGTGATATTAACTTGAACCAAGAACCTGTGAACCAGCCTGTTGGTTCATCAGCATCAGGTTTTACGTCTTTATGGAATGAATTTCATGCACTAGGACCTGCTAATGATAGTATAGAAGAGAGGTTTAGACAGCTCAAGGCTGCAACTCTTAGAGCAGGGCTGAGCCGTAGGTGGCAACGGATTTGCAATTTGAACGAAAACGGTGGTTCATCTATTGATCCTATAGTTGATGTGAATGGTGGTAGAGGAATGCATGGTGGGGAAGAGAGTGGAGGTGTTATTGATAGCAATGTTGATAAGGGGAAAGGTTGCAAAAGGGAAAGTGGTCTTTTGGTTGCCATGGCACTGGAGATGGACACCGAAATTAAGAAGGTTCCTGAGGATGTGGGGAGTTTCTATGATTGTAACATTTGTCTGCATTTGGCGAGGGATCCTATCTTGACTTGCTGTGGTCACATGTTTTGTTGGGCTTGCTTTTTTAAGTTGCCATATGTTGATTCAACTGCAAAAGAATGTCCTGTGTGCGAGGGAGAAGTGACGGATTCCAATGTCATCCCAATTTATGGCAATGGCGATAGTACTAGGGAGTCAAAATTGGAGTCTGGAATGACTATACCTCCAAGGCCAAAGGCACAGCGAGTGGAGGGTGCAAGGCAGCAGCGGGTGGCTAGGGGTGTGTATGATATTCCAGTTGGAGAAGCATTAAGGCGAATTAGGACTAGTATAAGTGCAATGGGGGACAACCCTCCGCAAGAAGACTCCAACAGAGATACTACAACTTTCGTTACAAATTTTTCAATGAGGGAAGAGAATCGACTTCGACGGCTGCGCTCCCTACAGATGTCTAGAAGATTACCAGAGAGAGCTACTTCTCTTTCTTCTGCTTCATCTGCTCTTAATGTTGCAGAAACGGTAGTTGAAAGTCTTGGGACATTCCTTAATAACCGTCGTTTCCAAAGAAGTGATGCACCGGTTTTGTCTGTTGATAATGGGGATACCCTTACTAGGAATGCTGCAATTTCACAATCAGAGCATCAGATATCAAGTGAAGAGATTAGTTCTGCAGTAGCTGGTCCCTCATCCTCTGGAACAAGCGACAATTTCATCGCCATCGAGCAAACAGAGAACATGACAAATGGTACTGCTGGTGAACTGAATCTGCCCCCTCGTTTTCATTCACCATCGAGGAGAAGAAACAGTTCATCAAGGGGTGCAGGTTAG
- the LOC113728841 gene encoding uncharacterized protein yields MSSQVESSINHFSHPHPLQLSNHQNSLTSVSCSGCKLKATGLIYSCSTCNYFLHVKCSKMPRQITHPFDKNHVLSLLPKPLYQDGFFNCDACGKQGDGFCYHCKICNIDLHILCSAKPLSFTHQSHNHQLKLIFSPPHPSKIFNCDICNTLGSNHWLYRCDFCDFDVHLNCTNNVPSVAPAMQTNFFNQSQTTFTAAANQTPIPQVHHHFQHPGTASRSAPEVPPQAPPSYQAYNPHFVAPAAAAGIPVPNFNPAMTPGNQGIHSAGMPSVHWQNNEHLQALQRLQALFANFSQNSFNQHHHTQALMAGGGLGGGIGGFGSGAGGLGGGAGRIGGGGGLGGMQNLIQALSGVGNGIGNGVGGSIPGLDLFGNGGGGGLDILQGFVGGDGGGLSMLNGLDLGGLLGGFL; encoded by the coding sequence ATGAGCTCCCAAGTTGAATCCTCCATCAACCATTTTAGCCATCCACACCCTTTGCAGctttccaatcatcaaaactcCCTGACCTCAGTTTCATGTTCAGGATGCAAGCTGAAAGCAACTGGATTGATTTACAGTTGCTCAACTTGCAACTACTTCCTCCATGTCAAATGTTCAAAAATGCCTCGGCAAATAACTCACCCTTTTGATAAAAACCATGTTTTGTCTCTTCTTCCAAAGCCACTTTACCAGGATGGCTTCTTCAACTGTGACGCATGTGGGAAGCAAGGCGATGGCTTCTGCTACCACTGCAAGATATGCAATATTGATCTTCATATCCTTTGCTCGGCAAAGCCATTGAGCTTTACTCACCAGTCTCATAATCACCAGCTCAAGCTGATTTTCTCACCACCCCATCCTAGCAAAATCTTTAACTGTGATATATGCAACACTTTGGGGTCCAACCATTGGCTTTATAGGtgtgatttttgtgattttgatgttCATTTGAACTGTACAAATAATGTTCCATCAGTTGCACCAGCAatgcaaacaaatttttttaatcaaagtCAGACAACATTCACGGCTGCAGCAAATCAAACTCCCATCCCACAGgttcatcatcattttcaacaCCCTGGAACAGCTTCAAGATCTGCTCCTGAGGTTCCTCCTCAGGCTCCTCCGAGCTATCAAGCCTATAATCCACACTTTGTCGCGCCAGCTGCAGCAGCAGGCATTCCTGTTCCGAACTTTAATCCTGCCATGACCCCTGGAAATCAGGGAATTCATTCAGCGGGTATGCCTTCCGTGCACTGGCAGAATAATGAGCATTTGCAGGCGCTGCAAAGGCTTCAAGCTTTATTTGCTAATTTCTCTCAAAACAGCTTTAACCAGCACCACCACACTCAAGCCCTCATGGCAGGTGGAGGACTAGGTGGCGGAATTGGAGGCTTTGGCAGTGGAGCTGGAGGACTTGGAGGTGGAGCTGGACGAATTGGTGGAGGTGGAGGCCTTGGAGGAATGCAAAACTTGATTCAAGCATTATCAGGAGTTGGTAATGGAATTGGTAATGGTGTAGGAGGTAGTATCCCAGGCCTGGATCTCTTTGGGAATGGTGGAGGTGGAGGGCTGGATATTTTGCAAGGTTTTGTGGGTGGTGATGGAGGAGGTTTATCAATGCTTAATGGTTTGGATTTGGGAGGATTACTAGGAGGATTTCTTTGA